From the genome of Triticum aestivum cultivar Chinese Spring chromosome 1A, IWGSC CS RefSeq v2.1, whole genome shotgun sequence:
catatataaaggagtggaggaggggagggccggccctctctatggcgcgccctaggggagtcctactcccaccgggagtaggattccccctttcctagtccaactaggagtccttccatgtagtaggagtaggagacaaggaaggggaagggagaagggaaggaaggagggggcgcagcccctccccctagtccaattcggactaggccttgggggggcacgcggcctgccctaggcagcccctctctctttcccgtatggcccaataaggcccaatacttctcccggcgaattcccgtaactctccggtactccgaaaaatacccgaaccacccggaacctttccgatgtccgaatatagtcgtccaatatatcgatctttatgtctcgaccatttcgagactcctcgtcatgtccccgatctcatttgggactccgaactccttcggtacatcaaaactcataaactcataatataactgtcattgaaaccttaagcgtgcggaccctacggttcgagaacaatgtagacatgacggagacacgtctccggtcaataaccaatagcgggacctggatgcccatattggctcctacatattctacgaagatctttatcggtcagaccgcataactacatacgttgttccctttgtcatcggtatgttacttgcccgagattcgatcgtcggtatccaatacctagttcaatctcgttaccggcaagtctctttactcgttccgtaatacatcatctcgcaactaactcattagttgcaatgcttgcaaggcttatgtgatgtgcattaccgagagggcccagagatacctctccgacattcggagtgacaaatcctaatctcgaaatacgccaacccaacatgtacctttgagacacctgtagagctcctttataatcacccagttacgttgtgacgtttggtagcacacaaagtgttcctccggcaaacgggagttgcataatctcatagtcataggaacatgtataagtcatgaagaaagcaatagcaacatactaagcgaTCGGGTGCTaaactaatggaatgggtcatgtcaatcagatcattcaactaatgatgtgatcccgttaatcaaataacaactctttgtccatggttaggaaacataaccatctttgattaacgagctcgtcaagtagaggcatactagtgacactctgtttgtctatgtattcacacatgtattatgtttccggttaatacaattctagcatgaataataaacatttatcatgatataaggaaataaataataactttattattgcctctagggcatatttccttcaccaacttCGGTTGGCATTCCCAAATACTTTGCAGACAAAGCTTCATTAGGAACCTGCAGCAAACCTTTTATCTCTGTTATGATATGGTCTGGACAACCCTTACTAAAGAATATGGATGACTTCTCATAATTGATGTGTTGCCCGGATGCCTGACAATAAGTATGCAACAACTGGTTCACCTCATTTGCCCCATCTATATTAGCCTTGAAAAACAGCAGGTTGTCATCTGCGAATAATAAGTGGTTTACTGGCGGAGCCGTAGGGGCTACCCGTATTCCACTCAGGTTGGATGACTCGTCCATagattttaaaaggcacgaaaggccctctgctgctaacaaGAATAAATATGGGGAAATCAGATATCCCTGTCGTATACCACGAGAAGGTTGAAACTCTTATAATTTCTTACCATTGAACATGACTGAAAACTTTACTGTTCTAACCAGGTTCATGACAATGTGAACCCAATTTTCTGTAAAGCCCAGTTTCAGCATTATCGCTTCCAGATAATCCCACTCGactctgtcataggctttcatcatatccaacttcaGCGCACAGTGTCTATTTCTTTTTGCTTTGTTCCTCTTCATAAAATGTAAACACTCATAAGcagttattatattatctgtaatTAGCCTTCCTGGAACAAAAGCAGACTGTTCCTCTGAGATGATATCCGGGAGAATAACTTTCAACCTGTTGGCTATGACCTTGGATGCAATTTTGTGCAAGACATTACACAAGGAAATAGGTCTAAACTGTGCCAACGATGTGGGATTTTTTACCTTAGGGATCAAGACGAGCATCGTGTTGTTAATGCACTCAGCCGACTCGGTTCCGTTGATAATACGTAACACTGCAGTAGTTACTTCAGGGCCAGACACGTCCCAATGACACTGAAAGAAGTGTGCTGAAAATCCATCAGGGCCTGGAGCTTTTGTTGGAAACATTTGAAATAATGCTGGCTTAATTTCCTCTTGGGTGTACAGTGCATTCAGAGTCTCATTCATAGCGGGAGTCACTCTTGCTGGGACAGTTTGCATGACATGATTAGTCCCATGGACACCCTCTGATGCATACAAGTTACTATAAAACTCAGTCGCCAATTTCTCCATCTCATCTGTCTCCTCAGTCATTCTTCCGTCAGACAATTTTAAAGATTTAATTTGATTTTTCCGTCGTCGTCTGCTAGCACGAAGATGGAAAAAATAAGTATTCTTGTCCCATGCACAAGCCAATCAACGCGTGCTCTCTAACGCCACAATATCTCCTCCCCGTGGAACAGTTCGACGAGTTGATCAGCTACCTTCGTCTCCTGTCGCGATGGGCCAGATCTTCCTGGGATCTCCCGCAAAAGCTGCAGTTCATTTTTTAATCTCGTTATTTCCCGCCTGACACTGCCAAAATGTGTCCTGTCCCAGGTGAAGAGATCAGTTGACATCGACTGGAGTTTATTGCGCACTGACTCCACCGAATTTGCATTAGTTTTATCCCATCCCTCATTTACTACAGATGCCAAGGTTGGGTCTCGTTCCCAGCACAACTCATATTTAAAAGCTCGTGGGGGCCGTCTGCATGCATGCACGTCCTCCATCCGAAGTAGTAGTGGTACGTGATGGCTTGACGCTGCCGTTTTGTGCTCCACAGTCGCTCCTGGGTAAGCTAGGATCCACTCCGGGTTAGCCACACATCTGTCCAGCCTAACCCTCGTATATGTCCCTCCAGCGACTCTTCTTTCGAACGTCCAGTCAGTGTAGCCTATATCAGAGAGGCCACATGTGTCAAGTGCGTCACGGAAGCCATCCATTTGTGCCTGGCTCCGATAGCCCACTCCATCATGCTCATACCCATGTAACACTTCATTAAAATCACCAATTACCATCCATGGACCACTACCTGTTACAACAATTGCCCGCAACATGTCCCAAGTCTTGTGCCGCTGGTTCACTTGGGCTTCTCCATACACAAAAGAAATGCGGGTCTCTATCTGTGTCAACTCTTTCACCATTACATCTATATGATATTCCGAATAACCAAGAACTTCAAGCTTTATTTCCTCATTCCAAAAAATTCCAAGTCCACCACTACGACCAGAGCTACTCACAGCGAAACTTTTATTAAAACCTAGAGATCCTACCAAATTCTCCACAAGCGATCCTTCTATTTGTGTTTCAAGGATACAAACTATAGAGAGGGCAAATTGCCTcatgagatcacgaagctcacGAACTGCCGCGGGTTTGCCGGCCCCGCGACAGTTCCAGCATAGAAGACTCATTGCGCTAGGCGCGACCCCCCTGGGAGGCCCGCCATACGCGCATCATTGTTTTGTGGTAGGTTGCTGCTCTTTGGATAGTTCTTGTCCGCCGGCTGCTGACTTGGTTTGACCCGCTTCAGGTCCTGCTTCGGTGGTGGACTAGTGGGCACAGTTGGAGGTGGGAGAGCCAGTGTTCCTGTACCCTTTGACGCCAGAGGTGGGGCAACCTGCAGTAGTTTTTCATTCTGAGCCGCCGATCTCTTGCGAGATTTTTCTGCATCTTCCATATCTGCATCCCCGCTATTCTCCTCAGCCAGATCATATTCCTCAAAACTCCGCTGATCATGGAATGCACCACGTCCCGGTCCTCTTCCCGAACGGCCTCTGCCTCTACCACCCCGTGTTGCCCTTCCTTCACCCGGACCACGCCCCGGGCCTTGGAACCAGCCCACTCTCAGATCCTTAAAAACAAGTGCCTGTGGAGGATGCACACCATCTCCACACTCCTTGAATAAATGTCCCAAGTGACCACAAATGGCACACCAATCAGGAAGCCTTTCATATTTGACGACAAAGATTTCTCTTTTCTTCCTCTTGACCAGGGAGACAGCGTTCCTAAGAGGCTTTGTAACATCAATTCTGATGCGCACACGATAGAAATTGCCTTCAAAATCTTGGGACTTGGGTTCAGCAAAAATATACTCTCCAAGTGTTGATGAAAGGGATTTGATGAGGGGAAAGTAACCCTCTGGCAGATCATGAATCTGTGCCCATATCTCAATGGTATTCAACACAATCGAGGAAGGTCTGGTGAAGCCATCATACGGTGCTATAACCACCGCTTTCCCTTTGAAGTTCCAAGGCCCTTCTTCCATCACCCGCTCCCAATCACCAAGGCACGAGAATTGCAGTGTGTATAGGTTCTCCTCCAGGGGATGGATCTTCACCACCTACGCCAAGTCCCAAGCAATCCTCATGCTCCTATAGAGCCACTACTGGCTATAGGTTTTCTCTGTATACACCCTTGCTATTGCCATCCATCTTGTTGCTTCCTCTGGTAATTCTTCATCATCCACCACTACATCCTGGAGGTCCTCCTCCTTCAAACCAAGCTTTGCCATCATCGCCTCTAGCTCGGTCGGAGCCGACCCCGAGCCTGAAGCTTTACTTTCCATTGAGATCTCTTGCCCGAGAAGATGTTTCCGCGGGCGGTAGGTTCCCAAGCCAACCCCGTCCCGGACAGCCCGGGCCCCGCCGACCGCCGGCGAGAAGGGATTGCAGGGTAGGGAAGGTCTCTACGGTTGCGGCAATTGCTAAGGGACACCCCAGGGGCTGCCTAGGCTGACACGTTACTTAATAGTCTTGGACCTTGGCCCAGCCCAAAGCAGCATCTATAAGAATCAACAAAGAGGAAAAGTAGGGTTTGCTCGATTGGCTCGGCGGCGCCCTAGGGTTTGCTCGATTGGCTCGGCGGCTGCGGCGGGCGAATTGGCGATGGCATCTGTAGAGGAgttggaggatgaggaggaggaggaggtggagggctTAGAGCCTTTATTGTATGACCGGGCAAAGTGGGTGGCCTGGGCGGTGGAGGAGAAGGAGTGGTCCTggcgggaggaagaggagaagacTCGGAAGCGGGAGGAGAGCCGGCGGAGAAGCGAGGCACACGACAAGGTCATGGACTCCATCATCGAGCACGATCCCAAGGTGGGGCGCGACGTCTACACCCGGTTTTTCCTCAGGGACTTCTCCGTCTTCAACATCGACGAGGAGTGTAAGTGGCCTCTCATTTTCTGAAGCTGTAGTAATTTTTTCTGATTGACAGTAACTGAATTACGTTACAGTAGGACGTCTCTCACCTGTATAATCCTCTGTTAGGAGAATCCTCTGACATGCCATGTTCGTTGTTGATGCATAGCAGTAAACAGCAAATCTCAGTCCGTTTACTAGATTGGATTCAGTTTCAGTTAACAACAGGAACTCACTGATTTGGCTAAAACTGAAATTAACTTTCCACAGATGGTGAGATGattgttttctcttcaagttaacAGCGAATCTCTGTTCATGTACTTGGATTTGATTCATACGTATATCACTTAACAACAGAAATCACTGATTTTGCTAAAATTGAAATTAACTTGGTTCGAATGGTGAGATGATAGCTTTCTCTTGTAGTTAACTCGCAAGTCAAATAAGAATATTAGATGGTTTAACTCAGTGGGATACAAACAGGAAAAACACAAACTGGGCCTGTTTATTGTGATGAAATAATCTGACAGATATATTTTGTTTATTCATTGCAGCGTCTGTCCCTCCAATGCGATACACCGATAGTATCTACCAAGATGAATTTGGGCTAGAAGACTCTGCAAACATCCTCTCCGTCAGCATAGTCTCCTCAGATTTAGGCTTCCCAGTCAATGTCTATGGCCGTGTCATTGCCAGAGACAGCATTGACTACAAGTGCATTTATCTCTTTCACCGCAATAGAGATGATTGCCAGCATCTCAACAAGGTACATCCTTGCTTCTAAGTTTGTTCCAATCGGGTTTCATTTTATTCCATGGTGCATTTAATATCAACTGTTAATTGGCATCTAAATGGAGTCATCTTAGTGCTGGTGGTTGTCGATCCAGACAGTCATCTGCATATAAATGGAGTAGCTTTTATGGCATGCTTCCAATCTTCATTTTGAGCAGTGTTTGGATGAGCATACTCTAACCTCTCGTGCAATTCTTTTCATAGGATGGAATGCTGATTTTAACTGGCCCATATCGAGGTCTAGTGCTGGTTGATTTCATCTATCTAGAGATAGATCTTAAAATAAGGGAAGAAGGAGTTCCAGACAGGCCATTTAGCAAGGGTCTAATAAGCATTGATGGCCGAGTACTGTCTAGAGAGAAAGATGTCATGGTTAGAAGTGAAACCCTTGAGAGCTGGCTCAGCACTACGGAAGTGAGATTCACAACTGTCCTGGATGCAGTCGAGTGCACCTTTGAAATCAAGCTCATTGAGGGGCTTTTTAAAGGAAATATAACAGTTGGCATCGTGGATAAAGCTCGCAAGCTGGAC
Proteins encoded in this window:
- the LOC123071934 gene encoding uncharacterized protein, which codes for MASVEELEDEEEEEVEGLEPLLYDRAKWVAWAVEEKEWSWREEEEKTRKREESRRRSEAHDKVMDSIIEHDPKVGRDVYTRFFLRDFSVFNIDEESSVPPMRYTDSIYQDEFGLEDSANILSVSIVSSDLGFPVNVYGRVIARDSIDYKCIYLFHRNRDDCQHLNKDGMLILTGPYRGLVLVDFIYLEIDLKIREEGVPDRPFSKGLISIDGRVLSREKDVMVRSETLESWLSTTEVRFTTVLDAVECTFEIKLIEGLFKGNITVGIVDKARKLDNEQTIVIHDSTADGVVTSDESGVIKLRRSVITICLERNVMFCINNEAAGVCPERTFDFTPRRTGVDEEKITCGAGEFRFRIVWSLMDFRL